One window of the Melospiza georgiana isolate bMelGeo1 chromosome 14, bMelGeo1.pri, whole genome shotgun sequence genome contains the following:
- the SLC7A6OS gene encoding probable RNA polymerase II nuclear localization protein SLC7A6OS isoform X2, with amino-acid sequence MAGAAVLRVRRKRGGSEPAEALLLACKRRRAEPVENNLFKLAATVSSKNEPVQKYVKDAITRDKAAQSLRPPLGSTQQILQELRCARQAERKEKRYRVISSHRPHCAHTAAPAADGQAVPHGDRLDSEALQDASPEESGTVDKSSDCCGKFQLFDIIQEEETVGDSSVTTANPQKTNPDAILCNAVEMIRERLNISEDGKEQHGHKEDEYVYDIYYKETSAPDWIENILSVQPYREEYEWVNDDPGPEEVYDDEDDENDENNWRNDYPEEDEFLPEEDGEKDSEESFSDEDQCYRRRTWDKYREEVLKEFGYDQIEDLGSD; translated from the exons ATGGCGGGCGCGGCCGTGCTGCGTGTGCGGCGGAAGCGCGGCGGCTCCGAGCCGGCCGAGGCGCTGCTCCTGGCCTGCAAGCGGCGCCGGGCCGAGCCCGTAGAGAACAACCTCTTCAAGCTCGCGGCGACCGTGTCCTCCAAG AACGAACCAGTTCAGAAATACGTTAAAGATGCCATCACACGGGACAAGGCAGCTCAGAGCCTGCGGCCGCCTTTGGGAAGCACCCAGCAAATCCTTCAGGAGCTGCGCTGTGCCAGGCAGGCGGAAAGGAAGGAGAAGCGGTACCGGGTCATTTCCAGCCACCGGCCCCACTGTGCCCACACAGCTGCACCTGCCGCAGATGGACAGGCTGTGCCCCACGGGGACAGGTTGGACTCTGAAGCACTGCAGGATGCTTCACCAGAGGAGAGCGGCACTGTGGATAAGAGTTCAGACTGCTGTGGGAAATTCCAGCTGTTTGATATTATACAAGAAGAGGAGACAGTGGGAGATTCCAGTGTAACCACTGCAAACCCACAG AAGACCAATCCAGATGCAATTCTCTGCAATGCAGTAGAGATGATCCGTGAGCGTTTAAACATTTCTGAAGATGGTAAAGAACAACACGGTCACAAAGAGGATGAGTATGTTTATGACATCTACTATAAGGAAACATCAGCCCCTGACTGGATTGAAAATATCCTTTCTGTACAGCCCTACAGAGAAGAATATGAATGG GTAAATGATGATCCTGGTCCAGAGGAAGTGTatgatgatgaagatgatgaaaatgatgaaaataacTGGCGTAATGATTATCCTGAGGAAGATGAATTCTTGCCTGAGGAAGATGGAGAAAAAG ATTCTGAAGAGAGCTTCAGTGATGAGGACCAATGTTACAGAAGAAGAACATGGGACAAGTATCGAGAGGAGGTTTTGAAGGAATTTGGATACGATCAGATTGAAGATTTGGGTTCTGACTAA
- the SLC7A6OS gene encoding probable RNA polymerase II nuclear localization protein SLC7A6OS isoform X1, protein MAGAAVLRVRRKRGGSEPAEALLLACKRRRAEPVENNLFKLAATVSSKNEPVQKYVKDAITRDKAAQSLRPPLGSTQQILQELRCARQAERKEKRYRVISSHRPHCAHTAAPAADGQAVPHGDRLDSEALQDASPEESGTVDKSSDCCGKFQLFDIIQEEETVGDSSVTTANPQQKTNPDAILCNAVEMIRERLNISEDGKEQHGHKEDEYVYDIYYKETSAPDWIENILSVQPYREEYEWVNDDPGPEEVYDDEDDENDENNWRNDYPEEDEFLPEEDGEKDSEESFSDEDQCYRRRTWDKYREEVLKEFGYDQIEDLGSD, encoded by the exons ATGGCGGGCGCGGCCGTGCTGCGTGTGCGGCGGAAGCGCGGCGGCTCCGAGCCGGCCGAGGCGCTGCTCCTGGCCTGCAAGCGGCGCCGGGCCGAGCCCGTAGAGAACAACCTCTTCAAGCTCGCGGCGACCGTGTCCTCCAAG AACGAACCAGTTCAGAAATACGTTAAAGATGCCATCACACGGGACAAGGCAGCTCAGAGCCTGCGGCCGCCTTTGGGAAGCACCCAGCAAATCCTTCAGGAGCTGCGCTGTGCCAGGCAGGCGGAAAGGAAGGAGAAGCGGTACCGGGTCATTTCCAGCCACCGGCCCCACTGTGCCCACACAGCTGCACCTGCCGCAGATGGACAGGCTGTGCCCCACGGGGACAGGTTGGACTCTGAAGCACTGCAGGATGCTTCACCAGAGGAGAGCGGCACTGTGGATAAGAGTTCAGACTGCTGTGGGAAATTCCAGCTGTTTGATATTATACAAGAAGAGGAGACAGTGGGAGATTCCAGTGTAACCACTGCAAACCCACAG cAGAAGACCAATCCAGATGCAATTCTCTGCAATGCAGTAGAGATGATCCGTGAGCGTTTAAACATTTCTGAAGATGGTAAAGAACAACACGGTCACAAAGAGGATGAGTATGTTTATGACATCTACTATAAGGAAACATCAGCCCCTGACTGGATTGAAAATATCCTTTCTGTACAGCCCTACAGAGAAGAATATGAATGG GTAAATGATGATCCTGGTCCAGAGGAAGTGTatgatgatgaagatgatgaaaatgatgaaaataacTGGCGTAATGATTATCCTGAGGAAGATGAATTCTTGCCTGAGGAAGATGGAGAAAAAG ATTCTGAAGAGAGCTTCAGTGATGAGGACCAATGTTACAGAAGAAGAACATGGGACAAGTATCGAGAGGAGGTTTTGAAGGAATTTGGATACGATCAGATTGAAGATTTGGGTTCTGACTAA